Genomic segment of Cronobacter dublinensis subsp. dublinensis LMG 23823:
GCCAACCTGCGTGAAATGCTCGAAAAGTAATATTTCGCACGCGCCAAATCTGGCAGGCTGATTTCCCTGGGCCTGCCGGATACAATGCGCTCGCCTGCCGAAGGCGCTCACAACAAAAAACTGAAAACAGGGATCTCATGAAAGCACATATTCTCGCTCTTCCGCTGCTGCTGTGCAGCGCCGCCGCATGGTCGATGAGCTGCGACAATCCGCGTAGCCCGTACGACACCACCTACTGCGCCGCACTGGAAATGGTTCAGGGTGACCGCGACCTCAACCAGCAGTACAAAAACACGATGGCGGCGCTCTCGCCCGCGCAGAAACAGGTCGTGAAAAACGCGCAGATCTCCTGGCTGAAAGTGCGTGACCACGAATGCGCGGAAGGCTCCACGCTGCTGCTCGGCTGCGCCAATGAGAAAATGGCCGCCCGTATCGAACTGCTGAAAAGCATCGAGCGCGAGTGCCGTAACTCCGGCTGTAACGATGCCGACCTCTCCCGCATCGAATAACCGCCAAGTTAATTAATTGTTAATACCGGTGGCTAAGCCCGCAGTTGTTCTTATAATGAGGCTTCACCTTTAGTGGAGAGCCACCGTGCAAGGCGTACCCGAGCAGTTCTTCGACGAACGCGACAGCGCCCGCTTCCGACAGTTGCCCGCACTGCCGGGCGTTGAGCTTTATCACGCCCATATCGCCCGTTACGCCTTTGAACCCCATACGCACGAAGCCTTCGGCATCGGCGCTATCGAACTCGGCGCCGAGCGCTTTCGCTATCGCGGCGCGCAGCACGTGGCGGCGGTCAATTCACTGGTCACAATGAATCCTGACGAACTCCACACCGGCGAGGCGGCCACGCAGCACGGCTGGCGCTACCGGATGATCTATCTGGAGCCCGGCACACTTGAGCAACTCACCGGCGAGCGCCACTGGTGGTTTGGCGAGGTGGAACGTCATGATCCGCTGCGCGCGCGCCAGACGGGCCAGCTTATCGCCGCGCTCTGGTCCGCGCCGGACACGTTGGCGCAGCAGGGGTTGTTGCTCGATATTATCGACACGTTTCGCCCCTACGCGCGCCATGCGCCGCAAACGGCGGCCGACGGCGCGCACCGTTTCGACCGGGTGCGCGACTATCTTTACGACAACTACATGCAGCCGCTGACGCTCGATGACATCGCCGCCGAGGCGTCGCTCAGCCCGTATCATTTTCAGCGGCAGTTCAAAGCCCGCTATCACGTCACGCCGCATCAGATGCTGATGGCGGTGCGGCTGTGGCGCGCCAAGCAGTTTCTCGCCGCCGGTCTGCCCGCGGCCGAGGTGGCCGCCGCCGTGGGCCTTGCCGATCAGCCGCATCTCACCCGCGCGTTCACCCGCCGCTACGGCATCACCCCCGCACGCTACCAGAAACAGGTGGCTCGCTAGATCTTCAGCCCGGCTATAATTCAGGCACATTTGCAAGGGAGAAGACCGATGGAATATCTGGCGAACGGGCGCTGGCTGAACGAACCGGCCCGCTGGCGGCTTGAGGGTGACGCGCTGCATGTGACGACCGACGCGCAAACCGATTTCTGGCAAACCACCTGGTATGGCTTTCAGCGCCACTCCGGGCATGTGTTCGGCGTGGAAGTAACCGGCGATTTTACGTTTCAGGTGCGCGTCGAGGGCGATTTCACCACGCTGTATGACCAGGCGGGATTGCTGCTGATGGCAGACGAACACCACTGGCTGAAGGCGGGCATTGAGTATAACGACGCGCAGCCGATGATAGGCAGCGTGCTGACGCTTGAGCGCTCCGACTGGGCGACCGGAATTTTCCCCGAAGCGCAGCAGCACTTCTGGCTGCGCCTGACGCACCAGAACCACTGCCTGCGGCTTCAGTACTCCACCGATGGCGAGACCTGGCCGCTGCTGCGCCTGTGTCCGTTCCCGGACGCCGACCGCTATTTCCTGGGCGCGATGTGCTGCACGCCGACGCGCGCCGGGCTGGAGGTCACGTTCTCCGATTTCCGCCTCGGGCCGCCGAACGGTAAAGACCTGCACGATCTGAGCTGATGCGCAGCAAGCTGGTACAAGACGCCCGCTTTCCCCCGCCGCTACACTCGAAGGCTCACGAGATGAGCAGGTGGTTGAGATGTTAACTGGCGTGTTGTATGCCCTGCTGGCGGGGCTGATGTGGGGGCTGATTTTCGTCGGCCCGTTACTGGTGCCGGAATACCCGGCGGTATTGCAGTCGATGGGGCGCTATCTGGCGCTGGGCCTGCTGGCCGTGCCGCTGGCCTGGGCCGGACGCAGGCGGCTAAAACAGCTGAGCGGGCGCGACTGGCTGACCGCGCTGGCGCTAACCATGATGGGCAATCTTATCTATTACGTGTGTCTCGCCAGCGCCATCCAGCGCACCGGGGCACCCGTTTCCACGATGATTATCGGCACGCTGCCGGTAGTGATTCCGGTTTTCGCCAATCTGCTCTACAGCCGACGCGATGGTCGCCTGCCCTGGCGGCGGCTCTTTCCGGCGCTGGCGGCGATTTTCTGCGGGCTTATCTGCGTCAATTTCGCCGAGCTGCGCCAGGGCCTGCCGGGCTTCACGCCCGCCCGTTACGGGAGCGGCATCGCGCTCGCGGTCATCTCGGTTATCTGCTGGGCCTGGTATGCGCTGCGCAACGCGCGCTGGCTGCGGGAAAACCCCGACAAACACCCGATGATGTGGGCGACCGCGCAGGGGCTGGTGACGCTGCCGGTTTCACTGGCGGGTTATATTGCGGCGTGCCTGTGGCTGGCGGCGGGCGACAGCGGTTTCGCGCTGCCCTTCGGCCCGCGCCCCGGCGCGTTTATCGCGCTGATGGTGGCTATCGCGCTGTGCTGTTCATGG
This window contains:
- a CDS encoding AraC family transcriptional regulator, whose translation is MQGVPEQFFDERDSARFRQLPALPGVELYHAHIARYAFEPHTHEAFGIGAIELGAERFRYRGAQHVAAVNSLVTMNPDELHTGEAATQHGWRYRMIYLEPGTLEQLTGERHWWFGEVERHDPLRARQTGQLIAALWSAPDTLAQQGLLLDIIDTFRPYARHAPQTAADGAHRFDRVRDYLYDNYMQPLTLDDIAAEASLSPYHFQRQFKARYHVTPHQMLMAVRLWRAKQFLAAGLPAAEVAAAVGLADQPHLTRAFTRRYGITPARYQKQVAR
- a CDS encoding DUF1349 domain-containing protein, whose translation is MEYLANGRWLNEPARWRLEGDALHVTTDAQTDFWQTTWYGFQRHSGHVFGVEVTGDFTFQVRVEGDFTTLYDQAGLLLMADEHHWLKAGIEYNDAQPMIGSVLTLERSDWATGIFPEAQQHFWLRLTHQNHCLRLQYSTDGETWPLLRLCPFPDADRYFLGAMCCTPTRAGLEVTFSDFRLGPPNGKDLHDLS
- a CDS encoding lysozyme inhibitor LprI family protein, giving the protein MKAHILALPLLLCSAAAWSMSCDNPRSPYDTTYCAALEMVQGDRDLNQQYKNTMAALSPAQKQVVKNAQISWLKVRDHECAEGSTLLLGCANEKMAARIELLKSIERECRNSGCNDADLSRIE
- a CDS encoding DMT family transporter, with protein sequence MLTGVLYALLAGLMWGLIFVGPLLVPEYPAVLQSMGRYLALGLLAVPLAWAGRRRLKQLSGRDWLTALALTMMGNLIYYVCLASAIQRTGAPVSTMIIGTLPVVIPVFANLLYSRRDGRLPWRRLFPALAAIFCGLICVNFAELRQGLPGFTPARYGSGIALAVISVICWAWYALRNARWLRENPDKHPMMWATAQGLVTLPVSLAGYIAACLWLAAGDSGFALPFGPRPGAFIALMVAIALCCSWIGALCWNIASQRLPTVILGPLIVFETLAGLLYTFLLRQSMPPLLTLTGIALLALGVVMAVRVKIVPVAARAAQETP